One window of the Colletotrichum destructivum chromosome 6, complete sequence genome contains the following:
- a CDS encoding Putative necrosis inducing protein yields MLRQSLFSLLSLGLATLTSGAALAPRGEDVAVGNKWVDHDKVTRLQQAPSSDKKRGELELLFKPYLNVPDGCFPYAAVDIEGNHGAGLRPTGDKGGDCRHEDRGQIYSRVGFLNGETEGTNGRTAVLYSWYLPKVQEKPEKHKHYYLTVVVWLHSNKCNAEASEYEIAGVSYSNGRDTFDTTSNRQTKYTSSEGGVGAVNTHPIVGYNGGVNVFPWDDESKWPITPPLISWDALPRAALEQFNGIQYEHARCPFSKDNFQETLKAAYNEAMYADLGPGPAGDCGSNPLDPGLGPEPVPLPEPEPEPTDPTDPSTDPTDPSTDPTDPSTDPTDPSTDPTDPSTDPSEEPFEDAPEGPTDPEGPTDPDFPVRRA; encoded by the exons ATGTTGCGCCAATCGCTGTTTTCGCTCCTTTCCCTCGGCCTGGCCACCCTCACATCCGGCGCTGCTCTCGCCCCGCGTGGTGAGGACGTCGCGGTGGGTAACAAGTGGGTAGACCACGACAAAGTGACTCGCCTCCAGCAAGCGCCGTCGTCGGACAAAAAGCGCGGCGAACTCGAATTGCTCTTCAAGCCTTACCTGAACGTTCCGGACGGATGCTTCCCTTACGCTGCCGTCGATATAGAAGGGAACCATGG CGCTGGACTTCGTCCGACGGGCGACAAAGGCGGCGACTGTCGTCACGAGGATAGAGGTCAAATCTACTCCAGGGTGGGATTCTTAAATGGCGAAACCGAAGGCACCAACGGCCGCACCGCCGTGCTCTACTCTTGGTATCTGCCCAAGGTACAAGAAAAACCCGAAAAACACAAGCACTACTACCTGACTGTTGTCGTCTGGCTCCACTCGAACAAGTGCAACGCCGAAGCCAGCGAATATGAGATCGCCGGCGTCAGCTACTCCAATGGCCGCGATACTTTCGACACGACCTCGAACCGGCAAACCAAATACACCAGCTCGGaaggcggcgttggcgccgtCAACACGCACCCCATCGTCGGCTACAACGGCGGGGTCAACGTGTTCCCCTGGGACGACGAATCCAAGTGGCCCATCACGCCCCCGCTGATCAGCTGGGACGCGCTGCCGAGGGCCGCTCTGGAACAGTTCAACGGCATTCAATACGAACACGCCCGCTGCCCCTTTTCGAAAGACAACTTCCAAGAGACCCTCAAAGCTGCGTACAACGAGGCCATGTATGCCGACCTGGGGCccgggccggccggtgatTGCGGATCGAATCCTCTGGACCCTGGATTGGGTCCTGAGCCGGTGCCTTTGCCGgagcctgagcctgagccCACCGATCCCACCGATCCGTCCACTGATCCCACCGACCCGTCCACTGATCCCACCGACCCGTCCACTGATCCCACCGATCCGTCCACTGATCCCACCGATCCGTCCACTGATCCTTCGGAGGAGCCATTTGAGGATGCCCCGGAGGGGCCGACGGATCCTGAGGGGCCGACGGATCCTGACTTCCCAGTCCGAAGGGCATGA
- a CDS encoding Putative glycoside hydrolase family 12, glycoside hydrolase family 11/12 encodes MGSCCSTSDNSSQHELDQQPRPAQPPPSNMPPARDHVVSLDKKWAYHAVDGYELNNNTWGLESATSGSQRTHYDGPSPPGASGAVGIAWSTDWEWQGGENNVKSYVYGARQFERRLLSEIRALPTEAEWHYSTWDVRANVAYDIFTDPDKDHTNSSGEFEVMIWLAKLGGVWPISESKAPIAHVDICGHQWEVHFGYNHGGAMKVYSFLPVNGPIQNFSADVKQFFDFLSHQFQFPQHNQYMLVYQLGTEAFTGGPAEFVVPKFIADVV; translated from the exons ATGGGATCCTGctgctcgacctcggacAACTCGTCCCAGCACGAACTCGACCAACAACCCCGCCCcgcgcagccgccgccctccaaCATGCCGCCCGCTCGCGACCACGTCGTCAGCCTCGACAAGAAATGGGCCTaccacgccgtcgacggctacgagctcaacaacaacacctGGGGCCTCGAGAGCGCCACCTCGGGCTCCCAGCGCACTCACTACGACGGACCCAGCCCGCCCGGCGCCTCCGgggccgtcggcatcgcctgGTCGACCGACTGGGAAtggcagggcggcgagaacAACGTCAAGTCGTACGTCTACGGCGCGCGCCAGTTCGAGCGCCGCCTGCTGAGCGAGATCCGCGCGCTgccgaccgaggccgagtgGCACTATAGCACGTGGGATGTGCGCGCCAACGTCGCCTACGACATCTTTACGGACCCGGACAAGGACCAcaccaacagcagcggcgagTTTGAGGTCATGATCTG GCTGGCgaagctcggcggcgtgTGGCCCATCAGCGAGTCCAAGGCGCCCATCGCCCACGTCGACATCTGCGGCCACCAGTGGGAGGTGCACTTTGGCTACaaccacggcggcgccatgaAGGTGTACAGCTTCCTGCCGGTCAACGGCCCGATCCAAAACTTCAGTGCCGACGTGAAGCAGTTCTTCGACTTTTTGAGCCACCAGTTCCAGTTCCCGCAGCACAACCAGTACATGCTGG TCTACCAGCTCGGTACCGAGGCGTTCACCGGCGGCCCTGCCGAGTTCGTGGTGCCCAAGTTCATTGCCGACGTCGTCTGA